The Trichosurus vulpecula isolate mTriVul1 chromosome 3, mTriVul1.pri, whole genome shotgun sequence genome includes a window with the following:
- the LOC118843359 gene encoding 60S ribosomal protein L18-like translates to MGVDIRHNKDRKVRRKEPKSQDIYLWLLVKLYRFLARRTNSTFNKVVLKRLFMSRTNRPPLSLSRMIRKMKLPGRENKTAVVVGTVTDDVRIQDVPKLKVCALRVTSNARSRILKAGGKILTFDQLAMSSTKGRGTVLLSGPRKGREVYRHFGKAPGTPHSHTKPYVRSKGRKFERARGRRASRGYKN, encoded by the coding sequence ATGGGAGTCGACATCCGTCACAACAAGGACCGCAAAGTCCGGCGCAAGGAGCCCAAGAGCCAGGACATCTACCTGTGGCTGCTAGTGAAGCTCTACCGGTTCCTGGCCCGAAGAACCAACTCCACTTTCAACAAGGTGGTCCTGAAAAGGCTGTTCATGAGTCGGACCAACCGGCCCCCCTTGTCCTTGTCCCGCATGATCAGGAAAATGAAGCTGCCTGGCCGGGAAAATAAGACAGCTGTGGTTGTTGGGACTGTGACAGATGATGTCAGGATCCAGGATGTTCCCAAGCTGAAGGTCTGCGCCCTTCGTGTTACCAGCAATGCCCGCAGTCGCATCCTCAAAGCTGGTGGGAAGATCCTCACCTTTGACCAGCTGGCCATGAGCTCAACCAAGGGCCGGGGCACTGTCCTGCTGTCTGGTCCCCGAAAGGGCCGAGAGGTATACAGGCATTTTGGGAAGGCACCAGGCACTCCCCACAGCCACACCAAACCATATGTCCGATCCAAGGGCCGAAAGTTCGAGCGTGCCAGGGGCCGCCGTGCCAGCCGAGGCTACAAAAACTaa